The Hemicordylus capensis ecotype Gifberg chromosome 11, rHemCap1.1.pri, whole genome shotgun sequence genome includes the window TAGCATGCCAAAGCCGATGAGAGTCTGTTGGGCTTCCTGGAGCAGCGGGCCAAGTCCAACCAACCCACTAGGAGAGGTGCTCCTGCGGAACAGGCTACCCTGCGCCTCTCGGCCGACTTTACCTGGGCGGGAGGCTGGCCTTGCGcggcacttcctcctcctcctgctgttgcccccaagCTGGGTCTCGGGCAGGCCAAGGTCCCCCCCTTGGCGAACCTCTGCGGGGCCTTCCCTGGGGCGCCTTTCCCTCCGCGAAGGGCTCCTGCCGCCCCTCGAGCGGGGCCGCCCAGTCCGTGGCTCTTGGGGGTCGCGCGGGGGCCCCTCTGCAGAGGGGCTCCGAGGCGGGCCTTGAAGCTGCAGCTGAGCTTGGGCCGGCCCACACTGCCCGACTCGGGGCCTGCGGGACCCCTGGCCGCCGCGTCCTGCGGCTCCTCCCCGGGTGGCCCGGGCCCCACCGCCAGCGGCGTGGAAGTGACGACCAAGAGCGCCGAGGCCTCGCCAGGCAGCTCCCGCTCGTAGGTCCTGTGGGCGGCGGCAGAAGAAGCAGCGACAGCGGCCTCAGAGGAAGGCGAGAGCGGCGGCCGCGCCTCATCGCGGAGCGGACTGGTGGTGGGGTCGTCGTCGTCAGCTTCGTAGGTCAGGTTGACGCAGGCGCTGGAGAGCCGCGGCGGCGCGGCTCCTTCGGCTCCCCGCGAGCGGGCTGGTTGCGGCGGGGGCGGCGCGGGCGTGAAGGAGACGCCCGGGAAGGCGCAGGCGGACTCCAGCGGCGACAGCCTCTCGGCCTCGAGGTCCTGGGCGGCCGTGCCCAGCCGGAGCACGATGGCCTCGCACTCTTGGGCGAAAGCGGTGCGGTAGAGGGCGCTGGGGGTGGCCGACgggggtggcggtggcggggCCGGGTCTCGGTCTTCGCGCACGGGGCTGAGGTCCCACTCGGGCGCCGGCTGGCGCTCCATCCCAGCCGGGCGCCTCAGCAGCATCCTCTGGCCGGCCTCAGCGTCGCTTTCATTTCGCATCGCGCGCCGCTCTCTCACTGGCCCGCTCTCCGCCTATCAGGGGAGCGCTCGCTCGCACGTGACATCCTTTCGCCTCTCCCCGCCCCTCCTCCTCATAGAGACAAGGAAATAGCCAGAGAACAGGCTCTTTCCTTGTCAGGACACGTCACGGACCTTCCGGGGATTTCTATGGGAGCTCTCAGACGGATTTATCTGTTTATTAATTAAATCTCTATACCGCCTAACCCAGAGGTTTAGGCGGTTCATGTGAATGAAAACAAGGGGTGAGACCAGTTGCCAGAGAATCGAGGGGCAGAATGTGCTGAATCAGCAGAGAAGGGCCAGGCTCCGGtgcctggaaggaaggaaggaaagaatggAGGAACCTGCAGGATGTCTCTGTCCTGCAGTGGGCGACATGGAAAGGCGGCTGTGCTGTTGCCCTCCTCGGTTGATTGATTTTACATATTTATAACCTGCTTTTCTGTCACACTGAAACTTACAAAGCATATAAAATCAATAAACAAGAATGGATGATGAAACAATAGCAATCATGGGGGAGaaaggaaattgccatatactgagtcagaccattggtccatctagcttggcattGTATACACAGATTAGCAGTggtttctctaaggttgcaagcaggcaggagtctctctcagccctatcttggagattccagggaggaaacttggaaccttcttcccagagcagctactccatcctccaaggggaatatcttacagtgttcacatgtagtctcccattcaaatgcaaaccagggtgggccttgcttagcaaaggggacaagtcatgcttgctaccacaaaactagctctgggccagtcacttctctctcagccaaacctacttcacagggttgttgagaggagaaacctatgtatgtagtacactgctctggactccttggaggaagagtgggatataaaatgtaaaaataataataaaatactctTAAGcagtgtcatccaccccaggCCTATCTTTTCCTTCAAGAAATAAGCTCTGCTGTTTTCAGAACACCTTAACACACAGCATTGTAGTCTTGGATACAATTCAGCTGCACCCAGTATTCAATGAGCACTTTACTAGAAGGAACGGGTGGGGGTGACATCCAAATGACATCTTTGACATACACTGCCATAGCAtcttcctccccccgccatccAACACTATTTAGAACTGTTTCTTATTGATAAGACAGAGCCATGTTGGCTTCACAGTGGTTTAATATGAACAAATTTGGACATTACATTAGACAGTAAACTGAAAACATAGTTTGCTGAATTATAAGCCCCACATCAGAATATATGTACAGCAGCAAGAGCCTTTGATCCTCAGACTTGCGCACCAAGATGAAGGAGTTTTAAAAACCCACAGCTAATGCAGAtccaggaggtggcagcaggctgctTTGGACAGAAACCTTCacctctccagcagcagcagcagagaggggccTGTATACAGGCAGCATCTTCCTAGTAGTTGCTTTGGCAGCCCAGAGGAGAGGGGCTTCTGCCAACACGGCTGGGTAGCATCTGTCTGCTCCCCACTTCTTATATAcatgttttctctctcctccataaTATACCTGTTTACCCGCACCAAGTAGTAAGAGACAATTTTAACTGCAGTCACTTTATTACTTGCAGATTTCACTACTATTTAAATATCAGTACATTGGGAGGAGGCCAGGGTGCTGTTTATGCCATCAGGTATCCCCTCTGTTCAAATCAATTAAAGTAGTTGTGTCCTGCAATGTGGACCGACAGTGCAAAGTGTCAATCCAGCATATGAATATTTGTCGAGTATTCCTCCAAGCTGGATGGAAAGAAGgtgaggagggaaagagagagaaaataatccAAAAACAATTATTCCCCCCCTTCTGTTGGCATGGGCCGAGAAGCTGCAATGAATGAAACGGCTTGCTATCTTGAGAGACACTGTCTTGCAGAGCAAGAGCCAGAGCAAGGGGAAGGGCCTGGAGATTACCACACCCACTGTGGGAACCACAACTGCTGAAGATCACATACGGCCCAATGAGCTGCAGGAAACTTCAGATGGCAGTCACTGAAGCTACCCTTACTGCTGCTGAGCCAATGTTGCCACAGCAGAAGTAGGTGTTGCAAATGCAAGAGCCACTGCTGCCTAGGGGGCAAGGAGCCCCAGCCAAGAAGGACTGGGGTCTGACAAaaccaaatgaaaatgaaatgaccCGCACCTAGGCCTCCACTGTTATGTCTGGCTGGTCTATGAATTTCCCTAGATGTCCAGGCTTTGGCTGTTTTGGTTGGGAGCAATTCCTCTACCTACTCTTAGCAATCCGTTTCCCAGTCAGGGCTTAAATCTGCTTGTCCAATGGAAGATAAGACACTGGAGAAAGCCATAACATTCCACTGTTTGTGCCtggtgtgtgcacgcatgtgcatggGTCTTTAATACCAGAAGTGCCCAGTTAAGTTTCTTGAAAATGGGGACAGCCTTCATAACACAGGAGCAACcaaccagcattctgtttcttgtgtgtttctctctctctctctgattatcCCACTTTACTGGAGACTGTTTTGACTTTCTTGTAATTTTTGACTGGTAAATATAAAGTGTCAGCCCAACATATTAATATTTATTCATAGTGAAGTTTGCATGGTAATCTCAGCTGGATGCAGACACAAGCCCAGACGAGGGCATCCATTAGTCACAGAAGCTGTACATTGAACACCCCTTAGCTTTGGCTATTTACAGC containing:
- the LOC128335318 gene encoding translation initiation factor IF-2-like isoform X1, whose amino-acid sequence is MRNESDAEAGQRMLLRRPAGMERQPAPEWDLSPVREDRDPAPPPPPPSATPSALYRTAFAQECEAIVLRLGTAAQDLEAERLSPLESACAFPGVSFTPAPPPPQPARSRGAEGAAPPRLSSACVNLTYEADDDDPTTSPLRDEARPPLSPSSEAAVAASSAAAHRTYERELPGEASALLVVTSTPLAVGPGPPGEEPQDAAARGPAGPESGSVGRPKLSCSFKARLGAPLQRGPRATPKSHGLGGPARGAAGALRGGKGAPGKAPQRFAKGGTLACPRPSLGATAGGGGSAAQGQPPAQKQLPGGMKSLSKLPYSKSTPVSTRSPSRLTSRPGIVGSLSYLGLERRGVCRGNKAAGTRLPVRGGPVAKPPYGVLLDAGQALRSSLQREPTARCSQCQQLTKENEQLTKENERLKCVLENYQRIITTLKGKTDEDDLESSV
- the LOC128335318 gene encoding translation initiation factor IF-2-like isoform X2 codes for the protein MRNESDAEAGQRMLLRRPAGMERQPAPEWDLSPVREDRDPAPPPPPPSATPSALYRTAFAQECEAIVLRLGTAAQDLEAERLSPLESACAFPGVSFTPAPPPPQPARSRGAEGAAPPRLSSACVNLTYEADDDDPTTSPLRDEARPPLSPSSEAAVAASSAAAHRTYERELPGEASALLVVTSTPLAVGPGPPGEEPQDAAARGPAGPESGSVGRPKLSCSFKARLGAPLQRGPRATPKSHGLGGPARGAAGALRGGKGAPGKAPQRFAKGGTLACPRPSLGATAGGGGSAAQGQPPAQQEYPCVHPIPFQTHQQTWDCGIPELSGSGATWCL